TGGGCCGAGGCTCGAAGGTCCAGATCATTGGGTTTGGCAGCTTCGAGGTGAAAGCCAGAGAAGCACGGGTTGGCCGAAATCCCAAGACAATGGAGGAAATCCGGATTCCAGCGCGGAACGTTCCCGTATTCCGGGCAGGCAAGGAACTCCGAGACTCAGTA
This region of Bacillota bacterium genomic DNA includes:
- a CDS encoding HU family DNA-binding protein, with translation MTKSDLVDAVASKTGITKKDTARMVDAVFETIKEELGRGSKVQIIGFGSFEVKAREARVGRNPKTMEEIRIPARNVPVFRAGKELRDSV